One region of Eupeodes corollae chromosome 1, idEupCoro1.1, whole genome shotgun sequence genomic DNA includes:
- the LOC129942954 gene encoding uncharacterized protein LOC129942954 encodes MFINIKTLAICVMICLPLVDCQRPSYAGSRPPNGHKDKYRPTKNPETFQLSNRFSENNLENGATQRPPQGVIVVNAEPAFVPIQNNPSVQTSSVSKDTSNKTNPDRSPTDISNRNGSNGGSNQGSTETSRLPLDAHGDQQLIDHLSRLPIDNQPFWFINYQAIEAHRNGSGNQFGPIASRSSFLGK; translated from the coding sequence atgtttattaacataaaaacaTTAGCAATTTGCGTGATGATTTGTTTACCTCTTGTGGATTGTCAACGACCTTCATATGCTGGAAGTAGGCCACCAAATGGTCACAAAGATAAATATCGTCCAACTAAAAATCCGGAAACCTTCCAACTGAGTAATAGATTTAGTGAAAATAATTTAGAGAATGGTGCGACTCAGCGACCCCCACAAGGTGTTATTGTCGTAAATGCTGAACCTGCGTTTGTCCCGATTCAAAATAACCCATCAGTGCAGACGTCATCAGTATCGAAAGATACCAGCAATAAAACAAATCCAGATAGATCCCCAACTGATATATCAAACAGAAATGGCAGCAATGGCGGTTCAAATCAAGGATCAACAGAGACATCTCGGTTACCTTTGGACGCACATGGTGATCAACAGCTTATCGACCATCTCAGTCGTCTGCCAATTGATAACCAGCCCTTCTGGTTTATTAACTACCAAGCGATTGAAGCGCATAGAAATGGCAGTGGAAATCAATTTGGACCTATCGCCTCTCGGTCATCATTTCTAGGGAAATAA